Proteins co-encoded in one Halorussus lipolyticus genomic window:
- a CDS encoding DUF7519 family protein, with the protein MTREIDRSPARLSSALAISAAALSAGASALSSTTALAGGLAGFALLTVGVVAGSRRGITLGAGVLLLGSLVGGLLSGAAYLLLPGVIATVLAWDFGEQAINVGEQLGRTADTTQLEATHAAGSTVVGVGAGALGYGVYLVSSGGQPVTALVFLLLAAVVLTSALRT; encoded by the coding sequence GTGACCCGCGAAATCGACCGGTCGCCCGCCCGCCTCTCGTCGGCGCTGGCAATCAGCGCGGCGGCGCTCTCTGCGGGGGCCAGTGCGCTGTCCTCGACCACCGCGCTGGCGGGCGGCCTCGCCGGGTTCGCGCTCCTGACGGTCGGCGTGGTCGCGGGGTCCCGGCGCGGCATCACGCTCGGCGCGGGGGTGTTGCTCCTCGGGTCGCTCGTCGGGGGTCTGCTCTCGGGGGCGGCCTACCTCCTCTTGCCGGGGGTCATCGCCACGGTGCTGGCGTGGGACTTCGGCGAGCAGGCCATCAACGTCGGCGAGCAGTTGGGCCGGACAGCCGACACGACCCAACTGGAGGCCACCCACGCGGCGGGTAGCACCGTGGTCGGCGTCGGCGCGGGGGCGCTTGGGTACGGGGTGTATCTGGTCTCCTCGGGCGGGCAACCGGTGACTGCGCTGGTGTTCCTGCTGTTGGCCGCGGTGGTGCTGACCTCGGCGCTCAGGACCTGA
- a CDS encoding hydantoinase/oxoprolinase family protein codes for MTDRIRVGADVGGTFTDVVLLTAEDRLVTAKVPSTEDQSAGVLEGIRKACQKADLEPRDIDAFSHAMTVSTNALLEETGAKTALVTTEGFGDVLEIGRQDRPALYDLDAEKPDPLVPRRRRFEVAERATPEGVETTPDPDSVREVADRIRQSDADSVAVSLLHAYAAPENEQTVAEILRDELDAPVSASHEVLAAFREYERTSTTVVDAYVTPKIDAYLGRLVERAEEAGVPAPSIMQSNGGIADAETVRDHAVTTCLSGPAAGVVGADATAEGATDAKGLVTFDMGGTSSDVSLVRDGEVERTTEAEIGGRPVGTPMVDVTTVGAGGGSLAHVDSGGALRVGPESAGANPGPACYGKGGTEPTVTDANVVLGYLGGDTALGGELSLDAESARETLAELADEADLSGPVEAARGVYRVANASMTRAVRAVTVERGHDPRNFALAAFGGAGPMHAVGLADRLDVGQVVIPRACGVLSAFGLLSADETRDAVRTYRTPLADANGEDIESVLAGLADEARADLRDPQAAALSRHADLRYSGQSFELPVEVGESFDPRAVAERFHEAHETAHGYRMDEEVELVGLRARATVARETPAVAYRADEDPKVASREANFGGEFRETPVYRREALPPGEEFAGPAICEQADSTVVVPPEWRAQVQADGTLVLETEVAQ; via the coding sequence GTGACCGACCGCATCCGCGTCGGCGCAGACGTCGGCGGCACTTTCACCGATGTCGTGCTTCTGACCGCCGAGGACCGTCTCGTCACCGCGAAGGTGCCCTCCACCGAGGACCAGAGCGCGGGCGTCTTGGAGGGAATCCGGAAAGCCTGTCAGAAGGCCGACCTCGAACCGCGAGACATCGACGCCTTCTCGCACGCGATGACTGTCTCTACGAACGCGCTCCTCGAAGAGACCGGCGCGAAGACCGCGCTCGTCACAACCGAGGGGTTCGGCGACGTGCTGGAAATCGGCCGACAGGACCGGCCCGCGCTCTACGATTTGGACGCCGAGAAACCAGACCCTCTCGTCCCCCGGCGCAGGCGCTTCGAGGTCGCCGAGCGGGCGACCCCCGAGGGTGTCGAAACTACTCCGGACCCGGATTCGGTCCGCGAGGTCGCAGACCGAATTCGCCAGTCCGACGCCGACAGCGTGGCCGTCTCGCTTCTGCACGCCTACGCCGCTCCCGAAAACGAGCAGACGGTCGCCGAGATTCTGCGAGACGAGTTGGACGCCCCCGTCTCGGCGTCCCACGAGGTCTTAGCCGCTTTCCGGGAGTACGAACGAACCTCCACGACAGTCGTGGACGCCTACGTGACGCCGAAAATCGACGCCTACCTCGGCCGACTGGTCGAACGCGCCGAGGAGGCCGGCGTCCCGGCCCCTTCAATCATGCAGTCGAACGGGGGCATCGCCGACGCCGAGACGGTCCGGGACCACGCCGTCACGACCTGTCTCTCCGGTCCCGCGGCGGGCGTGGTCGGGGCGGACGCGACCGCAGAGGGTGCGACCGACGCGAAGGGCCTCGTCACCTTCGACATGGGCGGGACCTCCAGCGACGTGAGTCTCGTCAGAGACGGCGAAGTCGAGCGCACCACCGAGGCCGAAATCGGCGGTCGGCCGGTCGGCACGCCGATGGTGGACGTGACGACGGTCGGCGCTGGCGGCGGAAGCCTCGCCCACGTCGATTCGGGCGGCGCGCTCCGGGTCGGCCCCGAGTCGGCAGGCGCGAACCCCGGCCCGGCGTGCTACGGGAAGGGCGGCACCGAACCCACCGTCACCGACGCGAACGTCGTGCTGGGCTATCTCGGTGGTGACACTGCGCTGGGCGGCGAACTCTCGCTAGACGCCGAGTCAGCGCGCGAGACGCTCGCAGAACTCGCCGACGAGGCGGACCTGTCTGGTCCTGTCGAGGCCGCACGCGGCGTCTACCGAGTGGCCAACGCTAGCATGACCCGAGCTGTCCGGGCCGTGACTGTCGAGCGCGGCCACGACCCCCGGAACTTCGCGCTGGCGGCGTTCGGCGGCGCGGGACCGATGCACGCTGTTGGACTCGCCGACCGCCTCGACGTGGGCCAAGTCGTGATTCCGCGGGCCTGCGGGGTCCTCTCGGCGTTCGGCCTGCTGTCCGCGGACGAGACCCGCGACGCGGTTCGGACCTACCGGACTCCTCTCGCCGACGCCAACGGCGAGGACATCGAGTCCGTCCTCGCGGGCCTCGCCGACGAGGCGCGGGCCGACCTGCGCGACCCCCAAGCCGCCGCACTTTCGCGGCACGCCGACCTCCGGTATTCGGGCCAGAGCTTCGAGTTGCCGGTCGAGGTCGGCGAATCGTTCGACCCTCGTGCGGTCGCCGAGCGATTCCACGAGGCCCACGAGACGGCCCACGGCTACCGGATGGACGAGGAGGTCGAACTCGTCGGTCTCCGGGCGCGAGCCACCGTCGCCCGCGAGACGCCAGCGGTCGCCTACCGGGCCGACGAGGACCCGAAAGTCGCCTCCCGCGAGGCCAACTTCGGCGGGGAGTTCCGCGAGACGCCGGTCTACCGTCGAGAGGCGCTCCCGCCCGGCGAGGAGTTCGCTGGACCGGCCATCTGCGAGCAGGCCGACAGCACGGTGGTCGTGCCGCCCGAGTGGCGGGCACAAGTGCAGGCCGACGGGACGCTGGTGCTGGAAACGGAGGTGGCACAATGA
- a CDS encoding DUF308 domain-containing protein: protein MSDDDHPILTTAGIVAVAVGLLFVFQPGLASAIGTGYAAVTMIGLLALIQGIRVVRSRQATDLRAAETPDVETVESMPTPGDEFDETVAELRSGPRRVLIRERADLRDALEEAALTAVADRENCSRDEAADLLDAGTWTDDPHAATFLGGSDAPSPPLLDRMKIAASGESPFQFRIRRTADAVARAAGVEADASDGGGRSDGGGGSDGSGRSGTGRTGGDGTDSDESATRAGDGPTDDAEATGRERDGSARKTEVEA from the coding sequence ATGAGCGACGACGACCACCCGATTCTGACCACTGCGGGTATCGTCGCGGTCGCTGTGGGCCTGCTATTCGTCTTCCAACCCGGACTGGCCAGCGCCATCGGCACGGGCTACGCCGCAGTCACGATGATTGGCCTGCTGGCCCTGATTCAGGGGATTCGAGTCGTCCGCTCTCGGCAGGCCACCGACCTGCGGGCCGCCGAGACCCCCGACGTGGAGACAGTCGAGTCGATGCCGACCCCCGGCGACGAGTTCGACGAGACGGTCGCCGAACTGCGCTCGGGACCCCGCCGGGTCCTCATCCGCGAGCGGGCCGACCTCCGGGACGCGCTGGAGGAGGCCGCGCTGACCGCCGTCGCCGACCGGGAGAACTGCTCGCGCGACGAGGCCGCCGACTTGCTCGACGCCGGGACGTGGACCGACGACCCGCACGCCGCGACCTTCCTCGGTGGCTCCGACGCGCCCTCCCCGCCCCTCCTCGACCGGATGAAAATCGCGGCCAGCGGCGAGTCGCCCTTCCAGTTTCGGATTCGCCGGACCGCCGACGCGGTGGCGCGGGCCGCCGGCGTCGAGGCCGACGCGAGTGATGGAGGCGGCAGGAGCGATGGCGGTGGCGGAAGCGATGGAAGCGGGAGGTCCGGCACCGGGAGGACCGGTGGCGACGGAACCGATAGCGACGAGTCAGCGACCCGAGCAGGCGACGGTCCGACTGACGACGCCGAGGCGACTGGGAGAGAGCGCGACGGTTCGGCCCGGAAGACGGAGGTCGAAGCATGA
- a CDS encoding type 2 lanthipeptide synthetase LanM family protein, translated as MRQSLLADCAVRSRSLAALVDATEETPLPADTAPADLVADWREVFDSEAAFRDRLGLAGLTPETVREDLDAPSDADVTIPPAFETAERVVDRAVECDSAAVESLVARHADSPFVQLVAPLAVAVSDRFSPEADLAPTARESLDDWLFDRLTAAFRHPLFIQFKAHQQVEYPDTDFEDRGDSTAVYDEFVAGVRDADYEPVFETYPVLLELLGVVADQWVRLARRLSDRISADRDALSRTFADGEDLGRVADLTALSDDPHGDGEIVWGVHFEADCSVVYKPRSVADEAAFGELLDWVNDRVSAPDLDAPTVLDRGEYGWAEFVSHRPCDSSTAVERYYERMGVLTGLAFLLGSTDFHRENVVASGDQPIVVDLETVLSPGFDDPSGPTSPAVSSLVENTVLETTLVPFTSDLNDDGVEPFTDHGLSELDSVEVERESTTFVRPNTDAMDLIFRSDEHLDGTNLPRLDGEIVPVESHLPALKRGFSEVTATVCDHREALLAADGPLQAFEGCEFRYLLRPTRHYGSKLVECTYSSQLRSGLQRSLALESLYKTFVPERDGDGGDDDAGGGDGSGGDGDSGDDLWKLVDAEKSALRRFTVPRFTVSATGRELRDARGESQGAFADRSPLARARQRIADLDRHRIDAQLHVLDLAFDGPSVPDPVSAPPADRGTWVPDADEPAAVASNAAAALGEATTTYSDGSEQWAELVGSPGSDPVRVHESKLNLYEGAAGVGVFLAAAAVVLGEEELADRSRRVLKPVSSTFETGEDDHLGIGGTTGKGSVAYGLVAAGDLLGDDDLVDWGRRAAGRTTREEVAADEDLDVMGGAAGELLAQLAVHERTGDGAALDRARWCGDRLLDAAVETDAGYRVPTTGNGRADDYRPGFAHGVGGIGTALARLGEATGDDEYARVGREALRFDAESWRDGDQHAESETIWGWCKGAAGVGVGRMAVPEDARDESLDAALRDSLRTGLSVDDSVCCGSVGRALFMVEAGEAFDNQALVEQGETLFSAALERARREGRLRLGVHLPELPNLGLFTGLAGVGYVALRLATRGTETDLPRVTRLL; from the coding sequence ATGCGACAGAGCCTTCTCGCCGACTGCGCAGTCCGGTCTCGCTCGCTGGCCGCACTCGTGGATGCGACCGAGGAGACCCCACTTCCGGCCGACACCGCTCCCGCCGACCTCGTGGCAGACTGGCGCGAGGTCTTCGACTCCGAAGCGGCCTTCCGAGACCGACTCGGCCTCGCGGGTCTCACGCCCGAAACTGTCCGCGAGGACCTCGACGCGCCGTCCGACGCCGACGTGACGATTCCGCCGGCCTTCGAGACCGCCGAGCGAGTCGTGGACCGCGCGGTCGAGTGCGATTCCGCGGCGGTCGAGTCGCTGGTCGCGCGCCACGCCGACTCGCCGTTCGTCCAGTTGGTCGCGCCGCTTGCCGTGGCCGTGAGCGACCGTTTCTCGCCCGAGGCCGACCTCGCACCGACCGCGCGCGAATCGCTGGACGACTGGCTGTTCGACCGCCTGACGGCCGCTTTCCGGCATCCGCTGTTCATTCAGTTCAAGGCCCACCAGCAGGTCGAGTACCCCGACACCGACTTCGAGGACCGCGGGGATTCGACGGCGGTGTACGACGAGTTCGTCGCTGGCGTCCGAGACGCCGACTACGAACCCGTCTTCGAGACGTACCCCGTCTTGCTCGAACTCCTCGGCGTCGTCGCCGACCAGTGGGTCCGACTCGCCCGCCGACTGTCCGACCGCATCTCGGCCGACAGAGACGCCCTCTCCCGGACGTTCGCCGACGGCGAGGACCTCGGTCGAGTCGCGGACCTGACCGCGCTGTCCGACGACCCCCACGGCGACGGCGAAATCGTGTGGGGCGTCCACTTCGAGGCCGACTGCTCGGTGGTGTACAAGCCGCGGTCGGTCGCCGACGAAGCGGCGTTCGGCGAACTCCTCGACTGGGTGAACGACCGCGTTTCGGCCCCGGACCTCGACGCGCCGACGGTGCTTGACCGCGGCGAGTACGGGTGGGCCGAGTTCGTCTCCCACCGGCCGTGTGACTCCTCGACAGCGGTCGAACGCTACTACGAGCGGATGGGCGTGCTGACCGGACTGGCCTTCCTCCTCGGTTCGACCGACTTCCACCGCGAGAACGTCGTCGCGTCGGGCGACCAGCCAATCGTCGTGGACCTCGAAACGGTCCTCTCGCCGGGGTTCGACGACCCCAGCGGTCCCACGTCGCCCGCGGTGTCGTCGCTGGTGGAGAACACGGTCCTCGAAACCACGCTGGTCCCGTTCACGAGCGACCTGAACGACGACGGCGTCGAACCGTTCACCGACCACGGACTTTCGGAACTGGATTCGGTCGAGGTCGAACGCGAGTCGACCACGTTCGTCCGGCCAAACACCGACGCGATGGACCTGATTTTCCGGTCAGACGAGCATCTGGACGGGACGAACCTGCCCCGACTCGACGGCGAAATCGTCCCTGTAGAATCCCACCTCCCGGCGCTCAAACGCGGATTCAGCGAGGTGACGGCGACCGTCTGCGACCACCGAGAGGCGTTACTGGCCGCCGATGGGCCGCTTCAAGCGTTCGAGGGCTGTGAGTTCCGGTACCTCCTCCGGCCGACGCGCCACTACGGGTCGAAACTCGTGGAGTGTACCTACTCGTCGCAACTCCGGTCGGGTCTCCAGCGGTCGCTGGCGCTCGAATCGCTCTACAAGACGTTCGTTCCCGAGCGGGACGGCGACGGTGGCGATGACGACGCTGGCGGGGGCGACGGTAGCGGTGGTGACGGTGACAGTGGCGACGACCTCTGGAAACTCGTGGACGCCGAGAAGTCGGCGCTCCGGCGGTTCACCGTTCCCCGGTTCACGGTTTCGGCCACCGGGCGGGAACTCCGGGACGCCCGCGGCGAATCACAGGGCGCGTTCGCCGACCGGTCGCCGCTGGCCCGCGCTCGTCAGCGAATCGCCGACCTCGACCGGCACCGAATCGACGCGCAACTCCACGTTCTGGACCTCGCGTTCGACGGACCGTCGGTTCCCGACCCGGTATCTGCTCCGCCCGCTGACCGAGGGACGTGGGTGCCCGACGCCGACGAACCGGCCGCAGTCGCGTCGAACGCGGCGGCGGCGCTCGGCGAGGCCACGACGACGTACTCCGACGGGAGCGAGCAGTGGGCGGAACTGGTCGGGTCGCCGGGAAGCGACCCCGTTCGAGTCCACGAATCGAAACTGAACCTCTACGAGGGGGCCGCGGGCGTCGGCGTGTTTCTCGCGGCGGCGGCGGTCGTCCTCGGCGAGGAGGAACTCGCAGACCGGAGCAGGCGAGTCCTGAAACCCGTCAGTTCGACCTTCGAAACCGGCGAGGACGACCACCTCGGTATCGGCGGCACGACCGGAAAAGGGTCAGTCGCGTACGGCTTGGTCGCGGCGGGCGACCTCCTCGGCGACGACGACTTGGTGGACTGGGGACGGAGGGCCGCCGGTCGGACTACGCGAGAGGAGGTCGCCGCCGACGAGGACCTCGACGTGATGGGTGGCGCGGCAGGCGAACTCCTCGCCCAACTGGCGGTCCACGAGCGAACAGGTGACGGCGCGGCGCTGGACCGAGCGCGGTGGTGTGGCGACCGTCTCCTCGACGCCGCCGTCGAGACCGACGCGGGCTACCGGGTGCCGACGACCGGAAACGGGCGAGCGGACGACTACCGGCCCGGATTCGCGCACGGCGTCGGCGGCATCGGGACCGCGTTGGCCAGACTCGGCGAGGCGACCGGCGACGACGAGTACGCCCGAGTCGGTCGTGAGGCGCTCCGATTCGACGCCGAAAGCTGGCGGGACGGCGACCAGCACGCCGAAAGCGAGACCATCTGGGGATGGTGTAAGGGTGCGGCGGGGGTCGGCGTCGGTCGCATGGCGGTCCCCGAGGACGCCCGAGACGAGTCGCTCGACGCCGCGCTCCGGGACAGTCTGCGGACCGGCCTCAGCGTGGACGATTCGGTGTGCTGTGGCTCCGTCGGTCGGGCGCTGTTCATGGTCGAGGCCGGCGAGGCCTTCGACAACCAAGCCCTTGTCGAGCAGGGCGAGACGCTGTTTTCGGCGGCGCTCGAACGCGCTCGCCGGGAAGGTCGGCTTCGGTTAGGCGTCCACCTTCCGGAACTACCTAACCTCGGGTTGTTCACCGGATTGGCGGGGGTCGGCTACGTCGCGCTCCGGTTGGCGACCCGCGGGACGGAAACCGACCTGCCGAGAGTGACGCGACTGCTATGA
- a CDS encoding DUF4129 domain-containing protein — protein sequence MDRDTARPVALALLAVVALGIAAATLNSAVTTDSSGGFGIGPPASSQGVQNGSQPSFELGNQTTNATGTLGMDIPCYAVLDTWWAIAAILGGFALGGYVAYRRLGGIGVVAYAGPVGIPLLFAHAILTLCTDPAQDARSSLFNRGNVSLAPSGGSGAPGSSTGTTVTDPSFLLMAGLAVALLAAVALLFVSSSGDDPEPDEEFAEPDDSTDVAAVGRAAGEAADRIETTTDVDNEVFRAWNEMTDHLDVPNPRSSTPAEFAGAAVDAGMAREDVDRLTSLFEEVRYGGEAPTEEREEQALEALRRIEDEYAGDGR from the coding sequence GTGGACCGTGATACCGCACGCCCCGTCGCGCTCGCGCTGTTGGCAGTCGTCGCTCTGGGCATCGCCGCCGCCACGCTGAACTCGGCGGTGACGACCGACTCGTCGGGCGGATTCGGCATCGGGCCGCCCGCGTCGAGTCAGGGCGTCCAGAACGGCAGTCAGCCCAGTTTCGAACTCGGCAACCAGACGACGAACGCGACCGGGACGTTAGGGATGGACATCCCCTGCTACGCCGTCTTGGACACGTGGTGGGCTATCGCGGCCATCCTCGGCGGATTCGCGCTCGGGGGCTACGTCGCCTACCGCCGCCTCGGCGGTATCGGGGTCGTGGCCTACGCCGGGCCGGTGGGCATCCCCCTGCTGTTCGCCCACGCCATCCTGACCCTCTGTACCGACCCCGCCCAAGACGCTCGGTCCTCGCTGTTCAACCGGGGCAACGTCTCGCTCGCCCCCTCCGGCGGGAGCGGCGCGCCCGGCAGTAGCACCGGGACGACGGTGACCGACCCCTCGTTCCTGCTGATGGCCGGGTTAGCCGTCGCCCTATTGGCGGCGGTCGCGCTCCTGTTCGTCTCCTCCAGCGGCGACGACCCCGAACCGGACGAGGAGTTCGCCGAACCCGACGACTCGACCGACGTGGCGGCGGTCGGTCGGGCCGCGGGCGAGGCCGCCGACCGAATCGAGACCACGACTGACGTGGACAACGAGGTCTTCCGGGCGTGGAACGAGATGACCGACCACCTCGACGTGCCCAATCCCCGGTCCAGCACGCCCGCCGAGTTCGCCGGCGCGGCGGTCGATGCCGGGATGGCCCGCGAGGACGTGGACCGACTGACCTCGCTGTTCGAGGAGGTCCGGTACGGCGGCGAGGCCCCGACCGAAGAACGCGAGGAGCAGGCGCTCGAAGCCCTGCGCAGAATCGAGGACGAGTACGCGGGTGATGGTCGATGA
- a CDS encoding DUF58 domain-containing protein translates to MKSIRETNRWRGVSAVALLAGSLGVLFSRPLVLLSGVVGVAFAAYARTAGTPEPQLDVTRTISDDEPLPGDEVEVRLTVENVGDSMLPDLRIVDGIPDALPVTGGSARLGTALRPGKRASLEYTVEAERGEHEFDPVIAITRDFSGAIEVETEVECETAIRCVPKLGTTVDVPLRAQTTQYTGRVTTDTGGSGVEFHATREYRPGDPLSRVDWNRLARTGELTTVDFREERAASVVVLVDTREKSYLSRGDDERNAVQFGVDAAGKIVTKLLDAGDRVGLASLGPEMCWLAPGAGHDHQARARSLLATHPAFSPVPSDQMFYPTTRLKQIRKRLPASTQVVFVTPLCDDFGAEVARRIDAEGHLVTVVSPDPTATATSGQRFARTQRKHRVSKLRQAGIRVVDWDTDETFGVALARVARVTGGSV, encoded by the coding sequence ATGAAGTCGATTCGTGAAACCAACCGGTGGCGAGGAGTCAGCGCGGTGGCACTGCTGGCGGGGTCGCTCGGGGTGCTGTTCAGTCGCCCGCTGGTCCTGCTGTCGGGCGTCGTCGGCGTCGCGTTCGCGGCCTACGCCCGGACCGCAGGCACGCCCGAACCCCAACTGGACGTGACCCGGACGATTAGCGACGACGAACCCCTGCCGGGCGACGAGGTGGAGGTCCGACTCACCGTCGAGAACGTCGGTGACTCGATGCTCCCGGACCTCCGAATCGTAGACGGGATTCCCGACGCCCTGCCCGTGACTGGCGGGTCGGCACGCCTCGGGACCGCACTCAGGCCCGGCAAGCGCGCCAGTCTCGAATACACCGTCGAGGCCGAGCGCGGGGAACACGAGTTCGACCCCGTGATTGCGATTACCAGAGACTTCAGCGGCGCAATCGAGGTCGAGACCGAGGTCGAGTGCGAGACGGCCATCAGGTGCGTTCCGAAACTCGGAACCACTGTGGACGTGCCGCTCCGCGCCCAGACCACCCAGTACACCGGTCGGGTCACGACCGACACCGGCGGGTCGGGCGTCGAGTTCCACGCGACCAGAGAGTACCGGCCGGGCGACCCACTCTCGCGGGTGGACTGGAATCGACTGGCTCGGACCGGCGAGTTGACCACCGTCGATTTCCGCGAGGAGCGCGCGGCCAGCGTGGTCGTGCTGGTAGATACCCGCGAGAAGTCGTATCTCTCGCGGGGCGACGACGAGCGCAACGCGGTCCAGTTCGGCGTGGACGCCGCGGGCAAAATCGTCACCAAACTGCTGGATGCGGGCGACCGAGTGGGGCTGGCGTCGCTCGGCCCGGAGATGTGCTGGCTCGCGCCCGGCGCTGGCCACGACCATCAGGCCCGCGCTCGGAGCCTGCTGGCGACCCATCCGGCCTTCTCGCCGGTCCCCTCCGACCAGATGTTCTACCCGACGACTCGGCTCAAGCAGATTCGCAAGCGACTGCCGGCCTCGACGCAGGTCGTGTTCGTCACGCCGCTGTGCGACGACTTCGGGGCAGAGGTCGCCCGGCGAATCGACGCCGAGGGCCACCTCGTGACGGTGGTGAGTCCGGACCCGACTGCGACCGCGACCTCGGGCCAGCGGTTCGCCCGGACACAGCGCAAACACCGTGTCTCGAAGCTCAGGCAGGCCGGCATCCGGGTCGTGGACTGGGACACCGACGAGACATTCGGCGTCGCGTTGGCTCGGGTGGCCCGCGTCACGGGAGGGTCGGTGTGA
- a CDS encoding hydantoinase B/oxoprolinase family protein produces MTGDIDSVELEILRNQLESVAEEMGQVLIRGAYSPNIKERRDCSTALFDAEGRMIAQAEHIPVHLGAMPEAVTAVRELDPKPGDTFVVNDPFEGGTHLPDVTLVSPLAPDEADGEIVGYAVSRAHHADVGGMSPGSMPAGAREIYQEGLRLPPVRLAEDGDICEDVMALLLANVRTPDERRADLRAQMAANDRADERVGELLGDHGDRLLSAFDAVIDYSRERIEAELAALPDGEYRATDFLEGDGVTDDDVPIEVAVEIEGSSLSVDFSGTADQVAGNLNAPLSVAKSAVYFAVRCVTNPEIPPNQGCYAPVSVSAPEGCLLNPTPPAAVVGGNVETSQRVTDAVFRALAEAAPERVPAEGQGTMNNLIIGSRAGGFTYYETIAGGFGARATKDGMDAVQVGMTNTLNTPVEALEAEYPLRVERYAVRPDSGGAGEFRGGLGLERSVTVEEDATVSLLTERRRHAPQGRNGGESGALGENRIDGERVGAKTTREVEAGTTVTVLTPGGGGYGDPQERDDAARERDREDGKVTDET; encoded by the coding sequence ATGACGGGAGACATCGACTCCGTGGAACTCGAAATCCTCCGGAACCAACTGGAGAGCGTGGCCGAGGAGATGGGCCAAGTCCTGATTCGGGGGGCGTACTCGCCGAACATCAAGGAGCGCCGAGACTGCTCGACCGCGCTGTTCGACGCCGAGGGCCGGATGATTGCGCAGGCCGAACACATCCCGGTCCACCTCGGCGCGATGCCAGAAGCGGTCACAGCGGTCCGGGAGTTGGACCCCAAACCGGGCGATACCTTCGTCGTCAACGACCCCTTCGAGGGCGGGACCCACCTGCCGGACGTGACGCTGGTGTCGCCGCTCGCGCCCGACGAAGCAGATGGCGAAATCGTCGGCTACGCGGTCTCTCGCGCCCACCACGCCGACGTCGGCGGGATGAGTCCGGGGAGCATGCCCGCGGGCGCGCGAGAGATTTATCAAGAGGGCCTGCGCCTGCCGCCGGTCCGCCTCGCCGAGGACGGCGACATCTGCGAGGACGTGATGGCTCTCCTGCTGGCGAACGTCCGGACACCCGACGAGCGCCGGGCCGACCTCCGCGCCCAGATGGCGGCCAACGACCGGGCCGACGAGCGCGTCGGCGAACTTCTCGGCGACCACGGCGACCGACTCCTCTCGGCGTTCGACGCCGTAATCGACTACTCCCGCGAGCGAATCGAGGCGGAACTGGCCGCCCTGCCCGACGGCGAGTACCGGGCCACCGATTTCTTGGAGGGCGACGGCGTGACCGACGACGATGTGCCAATCGAGGTCGCGGTCGAAATCGAGGGGTCCTCGCTGTCGGTTGATTTCTCGGGTACCGCCGACCAAGTAGCGGGCAACCTCAACGCGCCGCTGTCGGTGGCCAAGAGCGCGGTCTACTTCGCGGTCCGGTGCGTGACAAATCCCGAGATTCCACCGAATCAGGGTTGCTACGCGCCAGTCTCTGTCAGCGCGCCGGAGGGGTGCCTGCTCAATCCGACGCCGCCCGCGGCGGTGGTCGGGGGCAACGTCGAGACGAGTCAGCGCGTCACCGACGCGGTGTTTCGGGCGCTGGCAGAGGCCGCCCCAGAGCGCGTCCCGGCCGAGGGGCAGGGCACGATGAACAACCTGATAATCGGAAGCAGAGCGGGCGGGTTCACCTACTACGAGACCATCGCGGGCGGATTCGGCGCGAGAGCGACCAAGGACGGCATGGACGCCGTGCAGGTCGGGATGACCAACACGCTGAACACGCCGGTCGAGGCGCTGGAAGCCGAGTACCCGCTCCGGGTCGAACGCTACGCGGTCCGGCCCGACAGCGGCGGCGCGGGCGAGTTCCGCGGCGGTCTGGGACTGGAGCGAAGCGTGACCGTCGAGGAGGACGCCACCGTGTCGCTCCTCACCGAGCGCAGACGCCACGCTCCTCAAGGCCGGAACGGTGGCGAATCGGGCGCGCTCGGGGAGAACCGCATCGACGGCGAGCGCGTCGGCGCGAAGACCACCCGAGAAGTCGAAGCGGGGACCACCGTCACCGTGCTGACGCCCGGCGGCGGCGGGTACGGCGACCCGCAGGAACGAGACGACGCGGCCCGTGAGCGCGACCGAGAAGACGGGAAAGTAACTGACGAAACGTGA